AtttatgtatacatgcatatatatatatatatatatatatatatatatgcattgaTGGGTTTCACGAAAATCGGATTTTGTTGCTATTTTCAGTAGTTTGTCTGCGGGGCCTGGACAATCCCCCGCGCATGCGGCCCAGTCACGTTTTCACAGATTGGTAACACCACTGCCCGCCATTGCCGTCATTGATCATTGAtcgatatatacatacatacatccacatacatacataaatacatatatatatatatatatatatctgggGATTTAATTTATACGCATTCCCCCACGAATCGCTGTTCAAGAGACATGTGTgcgaaaacaaaaaacaTATCTATAAGGCTCTTTGGCGTTCGTTCCCTTCGGTTCCCTCCCCATGCTTACTTGGATCTTGGCTGCCGTGCGGCCCGCCGAGTTCGGCCTCGAGAGCGGTCGCCGCCTTGGTAGCCACGCTGATGTCTTGCCACTTGTCGAGCGAAATTCCGAGGCGATCTGCGACTTCTGCCTCGGTCGGTTCTCTTCCCAACTCCGCATATAAGCCGTGCGACGCCTTGCGAcctcgcgcggcttctctccaccaTCGCCACGGAAACTGCGTGActtgtctcttttgctgCTCCCAGTCTACCATGGCGGTTCGCATCCACAGCCAGTACGCGACGCTGGGCGGCGGCGGGAGTTCGGGGAGGGGCGCTGCAGATTGGCCGATCTCTCTTTTGTTCTCCAGTCGCGGAGAAACGTCGTCCTCCGCAGACCCAGTCTCGTGGGGATCCtcgatcttcttcctccccttcctccccctcttcgtttccttcacAAGCGTCCAGCCTTCCTCCCCGTCCTCGTCCCCACCCTCCcgggcttcttcgtctcctcctccttctcctccttcttcttcgtcttgtgTGTTTGCGGCCGAGGCTGCCTTgaggaggcgcacgcgcctTCGCATGGCGGTGCGCGCGTGGCGTCTAAGGCCCTGGCGAATTCCCTGcagggcgacgaggagaagttccatttcttcctcgttccgctTCTCCAGGAGCGCTCGAATGGCGTCGTAGTCCCCCTGGTCCTGGTACAGTTTTCTCTGCTGGGCTGCAAAGATATTCGCGCTGCGGAAGCGGCGCACAGCCACAGTGGCGAGCGGGTGGAGGCGTCGCAAACAGACATCCAAGAGAGCGCGCGACTCGCGCAGCTTCTCCCCCAGCAGCTTCACGTCTCCGCCCGTGGCTGCTCCGGCCCACTCCTCCAGAGTCGGTGGGCGTCGCGCTCGCAAAGTCTCCACAGgggcttcctcttcgttctccgACCCTTCGAGCGTCGCGTGAATCGCCTCCAcgcgcaagagagacagcaggcgcGCGTACTCCCTCTTCGACACCAACTTGCCCACCGCCCACCTCGTCTCGGGCGAGTCGTCCaacgcctcgtctccgtctgtggGCGGCGGGCGCGCCGGGTCGCCTGAGGCTCGTCTGCCAGTGGCCCGCGCGACCTGCGCCGGGATGGTCTCGCCTTGCGTCCCCGTTGCTCCGTCGCCATATCCAGACGCTCTCTCGAAGGGAGCGGGTGCGAGAAACCGATCGctggcctcgccttcctgctcAGAGGCGCGGACAGCGTCACTCGGGCCCACCTCCACTGCGCCCTCCTGATCGCCGCCTCCACAGCTCCTTCCCGgctcgtttctcgccgctccatTTCGCTCTTCAATCTGGAGATGAAGCCTCGCGGAGCCGGCAaccttcctctgcctcgacgacgacgcgtcgcctgtctccacGGGACCTTGccccgtccctttctcttcccccgcggaaaacgcgtcgcCCGGCGCTGACGCCGAGACTCCTGCGTCTGTccttctgcgtttcccgGGGCTTCGTCGTGCCTCGTcggttcctcttccctcgtctgcCGCGCGGCCGTCGCACTCTCCGCGCTGCCCCAGCACGCGGCCTCGATTCTCTCGGTGTTTGCGCAGTctgtcctcgtcgctctcgtgGGCGCAAgagcttctgtctcctcgcgttttccccgcggGACTGGAGGAGTCGCCAGGGCGAGagtccgccttctctccactgccTCCGGagctcttcgcttcctgaaGCGAAGACGTGGGCGAGGCGTACGCGAGCGTCACAAGATTCTTGAGGTATTCCGGGCTCTTTCCAATCCCCCGCGCCCACGCGTCCCAACTCATCAGGAGACGGCTGTCGCGAATTCTCTCGTACTTTTCCAGTTCCTCCAgagcttcttctcggctcttCTTGGCCACGGAAGATGCAGGGCGAGGACCGACAGAGACGCCCCcatcgccgctctctcgctccacCTGCTGTGCGTTCAAACTCTCCAAACACTCCCcttgtcgctctcctctctctctagaCGCTAGCTCAGCGCCGCAgtcggcctcggcgcctcgccgactTGCCGCCAGGCTTCCAGAccttccttccccgtctctgcctgccttcgtctccccgtgAGAAGAACACAGCCTACAAAGGCACAGGCGTCTTCCAGGGAGAAGCGCAACGTGTGAGGCGGCAGTTGGTACCCCACAGATTGCCTCGGGCCCCGCCTCAGGCGCCGACTCCCCTCCTAACCAActtgcgagagaagagcgagagtAAACTTTCCGGTCGGCTCGTCTTGTCCCTCGACTCCTCTTGTCGCCCACAGCGGAAGCGACTGCGCCCGCCTGACTTGGAGAAAgccccgtttcctcgccacgAAGGTTGAAAATCCCACCGCGCGCATGCTCCCCGCTGTTCGGTTTCAGCCACCGGGAAGAGGtcggaggcgcatgcgcgtggCAGCCCGAACGGGAGTCTCGCGCCcgacaggcgagacgaaTCCGACTGCGGCTGCTTTCTCTGCGAAGGCTACACTGCACcagtgaagagaaaagaccgTTTTGCTCGTTCAAGGAAGAGCCGCATGGTGTCAGGAAGGCCGCCACGgtgtgcctgtctccggctgGTCCCC
The sequence above is a segment of the Neospora caninum Liverpool complete genome, chromosome IX genome. Coding sequences within it:
- a CDS encoding putative sigma-70, region 3 domain containing protein, which translates into the protein MFCSPPAGCFEGRVNSFFWSESFSPARPRVNSFVSKLVLLIAAFLWASDAVRAIPVSRLALFSQPLLPPSPQSSLPAKKSIPFPPPSALWPLYADRRFPTCLQVHASVDSKPDRPPSFQLSSPPPRGRVSEFDNLRENDRGASPGLSRAIPQVRNLERHVPARCLVVAPREKRAFSCPFPFGDNWGPAGDRHTVAAFLTPCGSSLNEQNGLFSSLVQCSLRRESSRSRIRLACRARDSRSGCHAHAPPTSSRWLKPNSGEHARGGIFNLRGEETGLSPSQAGAVASAVGDKRSRGTRRADRKVYSRSSLASWLGGESAPEAGPEAICGVPTAASHVALLPGRRLCLCRLCSSHGETKAGRDGEGRSGSLAASRRGAEADCGAELASRERGERQGECLESLNAQQVERESGDGGVSVGPRPASSVAKKSREEALEELEKYERIRDSRLLMSWDAWARGIGKSPEYLKNLVTLAYASPTSSLQEAKSSGGSGEKADSRPGDSSSPAGKTRGDRSSCAHESDEDRLRKHRENRGRVLGQRGECDGRAADEGRGTDEARRSPGKRRRTDAGVSASAPGDAFSAGEEKGTGQGPVETGDASSSRQRKVAGSARLHLQIEERNGAARNEPGRSCGGGDQEGAVEVGPSDAVRASEQEGEASDRFLAPAPFERASGYGDGATGTQGETIPAQVARATGRRASGDPARPPPTDGDEALDDSPETRWAVGKLVSKREYARLLSLLRVEAIHATLEGSENEEEAPVETLRARRPPTLEEWAGAATGGDVKLLGEKLRESRALLDVCLRRLHPLATVAVRRFRSANIFAAQQRKLYQDQGDYDAIRALLEKRNEEEMELLLVALQGIRQGLRRHARTAMRRRVRLLKAASAANTQDEEEGGEGGGDEEAREGGDEDGEEGWTLVKETKRGRKGRKKIEDPHETGSAEDDVSPRLENKREIGQSAAPLPELPPPPSVAYWLWMRTAMVDWEQQKRQVTQFPWRWWREAARGRKASHGLYAELGREPTEAEVADRLGISLDKWQDISVATKAATALEAELGGPHGSQDPNDRQDTVGDLLASEDSAESDNQMFETELETQVLDLAAESLQPDEYRMVQALISEPHAFPGRSAASAGWGEEKEAVQAQTLQFMVGDCVDEKLKKAIQKMKEAEVKRILESLSPEERREGLASPDALEKVVQRKSAVLQLCLAASTKQGFE